The Candidatus Rokuibacteriota bacterium genome segment GTGGCGAGCGCCTGCCCCACCTGGGCGGCCATGTCCTCGGTGAGCACGGAGGCATCGGGAGGGGTGGCCTGCTTGTCCTCGATAGAATCGGCGAGCTTCGTCCCGCGCTCGTTGTGAATCGGCATTTCCAGGGACAGAGGCGCCGTCGGAGTCTCGAGAAGCGGTCGGATCTTCTGCGCGGGCATCCGCATCCGTCGGGCCAGTTCCTCCACCGTGGGCTCACGCCCCAACTCCTCGGCCAGTGCTCGGCGCGCGCCGGAGAGAAGAGTCAACGTCTGCACCAGGTGCACGGGGATGCGGATCGTTCGCGCACGGTCGGCGATGCCCCGCGTGATGGCCTGCCTGATCCACCACGTGGCGTAGGTCGAGAATCTGAACCCGCGCCGATACTGGAAGCGATCCACGGCCTTGATGAGGCCGACGTTGCCCTCCTGGATGAGGTCCAGGAGCGGCACCCCGCTCCGGAGATAGCGCTTCGCCACCGAGACGACCAGGCGGAGGTTGGCCTCGATCAGGGCGCGCTTGGCTTCCCTGACCACCTGGTCCTTCTCGTTGATGTGCGCCACCAGCGCCTGGAACTCCTCGCGGGGCAGGCCGATGTGCCGCTCGACCGTGCGAAGTTCCTCGGCCGCGCGTCGCGACGGTATCTCGGCTTCGAGCTTCTGCATGCGCGCATTCAGCCGCTCGAGCTCGACCACCAGCTCCTCCACCACGGCTGACCTGATGGGTAGCTCGGCGACGATCTGCTGCAGGCGTTCCCGAGCGCGAGAGATCCGTCGTTCGGCCGCCGGCGATGGTCCCCGCCGGGCGCCTTCGAGCTTGCCGATCTCCGTCGCGAGCCGGCGCACGCGGGCAAAGGCGGCCAGCACGGCCCGAACCTTCGCGGGGCTCGGCTCCCCCGTCTCCGGAAACAGGATCAAGTCGTCCGAGGGGATCTCGCGGCACCGTACGCGAGCCGCGAGGTCCAGCAACGTCTTGACCGCGATCGGAACCGCCACCAGCGCCCGGCGCAGCTCCGTTTGGCCCGCCTCGACGCGCTGGCCGATCTCGACTTCCTGCGCCGCCGTCAGGAGCTTGGCCTTGCCGATTTCGTTGAGGTACCTCTGGACCGAGTCCGGCGGTCGGGCTTCTTCGATCTCCTCTTCCTGTTCTTCGAAGGCCTCGAGCGGGCCGGCAGGGCCGGATCCCGACACGGCGGGCTCCTCGGTCGCCTCGAGAGACCGGGCCCAGGCGCGCTGCCTGAGCGCCTGTTCCAGTTCCACCTCTTCGATCGGCTCGGCGGCGGCACCCCCGACCGGGTCCACGCTGGCGACGATCAGCGAGCGGCCGGGGTGCCGTAGCAGCGGCAGGGGGAGGTGAATCCTGGAAACCGGCAGCACTCCCCGCTGGATCGCCCGCTTCCGCCATTCGCGCTCCAGGTCTCGAGCGGCGCCAGGGGAGAGGACTCGACCGGCGCGATGCTGACCGCGCTTTGATCCTTTCATCTTACTCATGGGTCCCCAGATGCCGCGGGCCGCGATCTGCGTCCCGACCATTCGTTCGCGCTCTTCCCTGAAGTCGCCCCCGGGCATGCCGACCTCATCTCGCGCTCGTGGCAGACCGGGCAACCACCGAGGTCTGGCTCCTCATGCCGCGCTCGCTTCACCGCAGGTGCCGGCCGAACCAAGCTGTCGTCAGCCTGGCCGCCTGCCCGAGCGCCTGCAAGTCGCCGAACAGGTGGTCGCCTCCAGGCACGACCTCGAGCCGCGCCGGCCCAGTCAGACCGGCCAGCAGCTCCTCGTTGGCGGCCCTGATCGGCTCATCGTATTCGCCCACGATCAACAGGGTCGGCACGTTGACGGCCGAGGCGGCCGCCTTGGCACCGGTTGGATTCGCCGAGCGAAGGACCAGGGCTCGGATCCGGGCATCCTGCGCCGCCGTCAGCAGGGCCACGGCGCCACCCGAGCTGGCCCCCATCACTCCGACCCGGCTCGAATCCACCTCGTCGAGGGCTTCCAGGAGCCCGATGGCCGCCCCGAGATCATCGACCTGCTGGTCGAGCGTACTGTCCGTCTCCGTGCCTTCGCTGTCCCCGTGACCGGTGAAGTCGAACAGGAGCGCGGCGAATCCCTCCGCCACCAGCTCCTCGGCGACTTTCCGGTTCCGGGGGCTCGCCTGACCGCTCCCCCAGCCGTGGGCGAAGACCACCGCGGGATGCGGACCCCCCGTGGCGGGCGTGAGCAGGGTCCCGGAAAGCCGGAGTCCGCGAGCGTTGGTGAACGACAGGGCCAGCCCCCACGGATTCCCCGCTATGTCCCGCTCCCCGGAACGGGCGAGCATGGCGAGCACCTGTTGGTCGGAGACCGGGGAGAAGTCCCGATAGTAGTTCCCGACAGCCACGAAGGACTCGTCCACGATCAGGCTCAGGAAACGGTCGGCCTCGCGGCGGAAGCGGCGCGCGGCTTCCCCGGCCGCGCAGGGCACGGCCACGGTGACGTCCCGGGCGCCATGGCGCCGCGCGTAGGCGAGCGCCGCCAGCATGGTAAGCCCGGTGGCCAGCCCGTCGTCGATCAACACGACGCCCGAGCCGGGAAGATAGTGCTCGAGCGGCGGCACCTTGTAGAGCGCCATCCGGCGTCGAATCTCCGCTCCCACCCGCGTCTTGGCGGCCTCGATATCCTCGGGCCGGAGCTCGAGCTGGGCCACGATGTCGGCGTCCATCAGGACCTCCCCGTCCTCATCCAGCGCCCCGAAGGCGAGCTCGGGGGCGATGGGGGCGGTGAGCTTGCGCGCGTACACGACCGTGAGCGGCAGCCGGAGCCGTCGGACCGCGGGCAGGGCCACGGCAACCCCTCCGCGCGGAATCGCGGCGAGCACGGAGGGGGGAGAAATCAGCGCCGCCAGCCGCTCCGCGAGCTGTCGGCCGGCTTCCTCACGGTCACTAAACCCCATGAACTTCCTCGATCGCTCCCCCGAGATCGGCGTGGCGCTCGGCCCCCGGAACCTGCCTCTATGGACGAGCATCGGCCGTGCCAGAATCGCTTAGCGCGGAACTGTGGAGATGTCGGCGTGCCCTGCCCTTGTCCTGGGTCGCCGGCTCCACACTGGGGCGGGCTGGCCCCATGCGGCCGGCCACAGGGCTCGGAGGGAAAATGGCCGTGGCAGGGGCCTTGCATGCTTGTCCTGTATGATCCTCTTTTCGCTTCCGGCCTACGAGGGCCTCGCCGGGGCCCTGGAGCGCCTGGCGGCGCTGGATCGCGGCCACTTCTCTATCGCGCGCTTTTCCAACGGTGAGCTGCACGCGGCCATCGACACGACGGTCGCCGACCAGGCTTGCTTGCTGCTGGGATCCGTCGCGCCGCCTGACGCGGACCTACTGTCCACTCTGCTACTGAGTCACACACTCGCCAAGGAGGGTGCTGCCCGGATCACCGCGCTCCTACCGTACCTGGGGTACTCGCGCCACGACAGGGACGAGCCCCGGAAGAGCCTTGGCACCGCCTGGGTGGGCGAGCTATTGCGCGCCTCCGGGACCACCGAGGTGATCACGGTGGACGTGCACAGTCCCCTCGCCCACAAGCGGGTCCCCATCCCCGTCCGGTCGCTCTCACCGGCGGGGCTCTTCGCCGACGCCTTGACCTCGGTCGCGCCGGAGGACCCGACGCTGGTCGCCCCCGACGAGGGCGCGCTCGAACGGTGCGAGGCGGTGAGGCGGCTGGCCGGCATCGAGCGGCCGGTGGCCTACTTCACGAAGAAGCGAACAGAGACGGGGGTCCTCCATTCGACACTTCACGGGGTCGTCGGGCCCTCGGCCGTCATCGTGGACGACATCCTGGACACCGGCGGAACCCTGATCTCCGCCTGCGAGGCCCTCGGACGCGCCGCTGTCGGGACGATCGTCGTGATGGTCACGCACGGGCTGTTCACGGGCACATCCTGGCAGCGACTGGGAATGCTCGCGGTCAGGCGCATCTACTGCACCGACACCCTGCCGCCGCCCCCGCCGAGCACGGCGCCCCCGATCGAGGTTCTTTCGGTGGCACGGCTTCTGTCGAGCGCCCTCAACGCGTCGGAAGGCGGAACGGCGGGCTAGCTCGAGCGATCCCGGGAACCGGCTCGAAATGTCGGAGCCGCCGGCTACCCGGCGCGCCCCATTTGCCCTCTTCCTCACTTCGCTACGGACGGCGCCCCGTGGTCCCCGACTGGGTCGACGCGCAGGATCAGGCCGTACTTCGCAGCGAGGACGAGCGCGCCCTCGTACTCCCTCCCCGTGATCGGCCGGTGGTCGATCGTCCCGTTCGATAGGGCCGATCGGGCGACGGGCGCCCCGGGCGTGGCGGGCTGGCTTCAGGCCTGCTGGAGCGCCGCGAACGCGTGGCTGTAGAGCTCGACGCTCACCTGGGCTTCGAGATCGTCTGCGTGTTCGACGGCATCGGGCGGAAGCGGCAGCCTCGGACGGGGGAGCCCGGGTCACGGTCTTCGAGCGCTCGTGACCAAGCTCCGGATCGCTGCGGGGATGTCCTCCGCCGACGAGGTGGGGCCGAAGGTCGCGGCCACGCCCTTGTCCCGGAGGAGAGACTCATCGCCCGCGGTGAGGACCGAGCCGCCGACGACCACTGGGATCGACAGCCCCTGCTGACGGAGAAGCGCCAGCAGCTCGTCGATGTAGTGCAGGTACTCCCACGAGTGGCACGACAGGCCGATGACGTCGGCATTCTCGTCGCCCGCGGTCTTGACGATGCCGGGAGGCAGGTTGAACCGGCCGAGATAGATCACCTCCATGCCGGCATCACGGAGGAGGCGGGCCACGGCCACGGCCCCGACCTCGTGCTGGTCGAGGCCGAGCATGCCGATGAGCACTCGGACCGGCCTCACAGCGGCGACTCCATCATGCCGAAGGGATCGCCGGGGACGCCGTAGGCCGCGCGCAGCACCCAGGCCATCTCGCCGATGGTGGCCCCGGCAGCCGTGGCGGCGATGATGGCCGGCATCAGGTTCTCGCCCGGGTTCCCGGCGGCCCGCCTCACGCCCGCGAGCGCGCCGCGCACGCCGCGGGAGTCCTGCGAGCGCTTGTGCTCGCGGATCCGCCCCACCTGCTCCCGCGAGGGTTCGATCTTCTGCTCCGCCACGTCCCGCAGCAGGGTGTCCTCGTGCGCGGCCATCCGGTGGACGTTGACACCCACCTGCGGCCTCGTGCCCTCCCGCACGTCCCGCGCGTGGCGCTCCATGGCGTCCTGGAAGAGCCCCCGGAACCAGCCCCGGTCGCAGAGCGCGCCGGGGTCGCCCAGCCCCTCGATGCGCGCCACCATCTCCCGGATGCGTCGCTCCAGCTCGTCGGTGAGCGCCTCCACGTAGTACGAGCCGCCCAGGGGGTCGGCCACGCGCGCGGCATTGGTCTCGAGCGCGATCACCTGCTGCGTGCGCAGTCCCACCAGATGGGCCTCGGGGCTGGGCGTGCGGAAGGCCTCGTCGAAGCCGGAGATCTCGATGCCCTGCACCCCGGCCAGGGCCAGCGCGAGCGCCTGCGTGGCGCCGCGGACGATGTTGTTGACGGGCTGCTGCGCCGTGAGCGAGAGCCCCGAGGTATGCGAGGCGATGTTCACGGCCAGCGACCGCGGGTCCCGGGCGCCAAACTCGTCCCGCATCATCCGGGCGTAGAGCCGCCGGGTGGCGCGGATCTTGGCGATCTCCTCGAAGAAGTCCATCCCGCAGTTCACGAGGATGGCGACGCGCGGGGCGAAGGCGTCCACGGGCACGCCGCGGCGGCGGAGCTCCCGCACCACGTGGCGGATCTCCACGAATCCCAGCGCCATCTCCTCGACGGCGTCGAGCCCACCGTCGCTGATGTAGTAGGTGTCCTCGAGGAAGGCGTGGAAGCGCGGCATCTCGCGGCTCGCGAACTCGATGGAGTCGGCCGTCATCCGGAGCCTGAGCGGGAAGGGCATGTGGGTGGCGTAGCCGCAGTCCTCGCAGTAGAAGGGCGGCTGGACGATGGAGCCCCTGAGCCGCGCCGGCTCGATCCCGCGCTCCCGCGCGGCGAGGTAGAAGCCCGCCATGCCGAAGAGCGGGGGCAGCGACTGCGAGACCGTGAGCCCGTCGAGCGGCAGGTCGGCGTAGAGCTGGCGGTAATCGTCGAGGCAGCAGAGCGAGACCCCCTGCGTCCCCACTGCGTGCGCGGCGGCCGGATGGTCGGCATCGAGATAGGCCATGGTCGGGGTGTCGCCGATGACGTCGATGCCCGTCGCCCCTGTGCCGATGAGGTACTTGAGCTGGGCATTGGAGCGGGACGGCGTGCCCTCTCCCGACAGCTCGCGCTGGATCCAGGCCGACGCTCCCTGCTCGGGCGGCCGCCGGCCGCGCGTAAAGGGGAAGGCGCCGGGGTCGCCGAGGGCCTCGTCGTAGCGGAGCTCCGCCACGTCTCCGGGGCCGTAGACGGGCTTGAGTGGGATCCTCGAGCGGGTCGCGCGCTCCGTCATGGGGGCCTCCTCGCCGCGCCGGCCTCCTTGCGGCTCCCCAACGCCGCCGCATTGAGCCTGAGCCCGCCGTCCACCGGGATCTCGGCCCCGTTGATGAAGGCGGCGCGGTCCGAGACGAGGAAGGCGATGAGGTGGGCCACCTCCTCGACCTCGCCGAGCCGGCGGGCCGGCGTCACCGCCACGGCACCCTCCCTGATCTCGACGGGCATGGCGGCAACCAGCGGCGTGGCGATGAGCCCCGGGAGCACGGCATTGCAGGTGATGCCGTCCCGGGCATGCTCGAGGGTCACGGTCTTCGTGAGGCCGAGCAGCCCCGCCTTGCTCGCCGCGTAGCCCACCTGGTTGTGCAGCCCCCCCAGCGCCGCGACGGAGGACACGTTGACGATCCGCCCCCAGCGGCGCTCGGCCATGGAGCCGATCACCGCCTGGATCATGTGGAAGGCGCCCGAGAGGTTCACGCCGATCTCGCGCTGCCACGCCTCGGGCATCATCCGCGCCACCGGGGCGATATTGCTCACGATGCCGGCGTTGTTGACGAGGATGTCGATGGGCCCCAGCGCCTGCCGCAGCGCCTCGACGCCCTCTCGGACCCGAACGGGATCGGCGATATCGAAGACCACCGAGGCGGCCCGGCCGCCCCCCTGCTCGATGACCGCGGCGGTCTCGGCCACCTCCGGTACGACGTCCACCACGCCCACGCGGGCGCCCTCCCGCGCCAGCAGCAGCGCCGTGGCCCGGCCGATGCCCCGCGCCGCCCCCGTGACTACGGCGACCCGGTTCTCGAGCCGCATGCCTCTCACCTCCTCACAGCCCGTGATGCTTCCACGGCGGTCGCTTCTTGCCCACGACGGAGCCGGCGTCCCGCACCCGGCGCTGCCGCGCCATCACCTGCCCCTGAAGACAGCCGTCGAGCGCGTGAGGAACGCCCGGTGGCCGGCCAGCCAGTCCTCCGAGCGGCAGAGGTAGCTGAAGGTGTCGGTCTCGAAGGCGATGCCGTCCCTGAGCGGCCGGCCGATGCCGTGGAGCACGGCCTGCTTGGCGGCGCGCGTGGCCAGGGGGCCGTTGCCGGCGATCTGCTGGGCGATCTCTGTGGCCCTGTCCCTCAGGCGGGCCAGCGGGACCACGTGGTTGACGAAGCCGATGCGGTACGCCTCCTGGGCGTCGTAGATCTTGCCCGTGAGGATGATCTCCATGGCCCGGCCCAGCCCGACGATGCGCTGGAGCCGGGAGCAGCCGCCGTCGCCGGGCATGAGCCCCCACTTGATCTCCTGGTGGCCGAAGGTAGCGTGCTCGGCGGCGATGCGGATGTCGCAGAACTCGGCCAGCTCGTGCCCGCCGGCGATGCAGTAGCCGTTGATGGCGGCGATGATCGGCGTGTAGATCTCGTAGCCGCCCGAGATCCCCGCCCAGCCCGGGCCCTGGAAGGCGCGCCGCCGGTTCTCCTCCTCGGAGGTGTCGCGGATGTAGGGGATGAGCGTCTTGAGGTCGGCCCCGCTGCAGAAGGCCTTGTCGCCGGCGCCGGTGAGGATCGCCGCCCGCACGTCGCGGTCGCGCTTGACCTCGTCCCAGACGGCCAGCAGCGCCCCGGACGTCTCGGGGTCGATGCAGTTGTGGACCTCGGGGCGATTGAGCGTGACGTATGCCAGCGCCCCCCGCTTCTCGTAGAGCACGGTGTTGGGCATCGGGAGCCTCTCCTCTCAGACCGCAGCGGTGGGCGCCCCGGCCGCCTCAGCGCGCGGCCGTCCCGGCCGTGGTGGCGCGCGCCCGGAAGTGGAGGATCGCCTCGAGGACTCCGCCTGCCACGGAGCGGGCCTTGTCCGAGACGCTGAAGCAGTGCTCGGTGCGCGCGCGGGGATCCACGTCGCCGATCTTCTGGCCGGCGCGCACCCGGCTTCCCTCCCGGACGAGACCGCGCAGGACTCCCGCGATCCGGGCGGTGACGGGCTGTCCGTCGACCTCGCCGACAAGGGCTCCGGCCTCGACCCGCTCGCCGATGGCCAACCGCGCCCGGAGGCATCCCGCGGCGGGGGCCCGGAGGAGGCGCTCGGCGCCGAAGCCTCCGATCTCCCCCGGCACGCCCGTGTTGGGCTCCGCCTGCCCGTCGAGGATCACCGAGCCGAGGGCGTGGCCGCGATTCGTCTCGATCACCGCGTCCACGTCACCGCCCGCGGTGAAGCCGGGCCCGAGGCCGATGACGACCGGGGCCTCGCCCCGCGCTGTCCCGAGATTCGTCTTGGCCATGCGCGCGTCGACGACGGCGGCTGGCGCGAGGGCGGTCCGGGCTCGGTCCTCCGGATCCACGAGCACGGCCACGGCCCCCGAGCGCGCGAGGCGGCGCGCCTCGGCCACGCTCGCGCAGAGCCGCGCGCGGGTCCCCTCCACCGACACGGCGCCCTCGTGAACCACCTCCGAGAAGGCCACCGCCCGCCTGACGGCGGTGGGCGCTGCCAGCTCCGTCATGACGACGGCGAATCCGCTCCGGACGAGCCTCACCGCGCAGCCGGTGGCGAGGTCACCCGCGCCCTTGATCAGCACCAGGGGCCGGGGCCTCATCGGGCGGCGCACCGCCTGGCGGCGGGGAGCCCCGCGCCGCAGCGTACCTGGACCAGCTCCGCGGCGATGGCCACGGCGATCTCTGCCGGCGTCTCTGCGCCGATGCGGAGCCCGATAGGCGCCCGCACCCGCGCGGTGAGCTCAGGGGGCACCCCCGCTGACTCGAGGTGGCGGAACACCTCCTGGACGCGGCGGCGGCTGCCGATCATCCCGATGTAGGCCGCGTCCGAGGCGATGACCGCCCTGAGCGCGGCCTCGTCGTGCTGATGGCCGCGAGTGACCAGGACGAGATACGTGGAGGGCCCGATGGGCCGCGTCGCCAGCACGGCCTCCACGGGCCCCACCAGGACGGTATCGGCCTCCGGGAAGCGCTCGCGGCTGGCGAAGGCGCCCCGGTCGTCCAGCACCGTGACCTCGAAGTCGAGGAGCTTGCCCAGCCCGGCCAGTGGCAGGGCGATGTGCCCCGCCCCCACGATGACGAGCTCGGGCCGGGGAGCGCGCGCCTCCACGAACACGCCGAGCCCCTCGCCCTCGTCACCGCGCTCCCAGGACGAGCCCGACGGGCGTAGCCAGGCGAGGCGGCTTCCCCCCGACGCCAGGGCCGCCGCCGCCAGCTGGCGGAGCACGGGATCGAGGCCGCCGGGGGCTGCACCCAGGAGCGCCCCATCCGGCTCCGCCAGCCACTTGGCCCCCACCGGGATCGCGGCGGCGCCTGGCGGGTTCGCCACCGCCACCAGGCAGGCGACGGGCCGGCCCGCGGCCTCCGCCCTTTCCACTCCGCGCACGACGTCGAGATCAGGGAGCCCGACGGCCACCCGAGGCTCCCAGCGCCAGCCGTCCACGAAGACCTCCATGACGCCGCCGCAGTTGGTGGGGCTCAGATCGTTCATCTCGCCGGTCAGGTCCACCTGGCAGATCCGGGGCCGCCCCTCTTCCAGCACCCGGGCGGCCTCCCAGAAGACCTGCGCCTCGCCGCAGCCGCCGCCCACGCTACCCACGATGGCGCCGTCCCGGCGGACGATCATGCAGGCGCCGACTTCCCGGGGTGTGGAGCCGCGCGCCGCGACGACGGTGGCCGTGGCCACCGGCTCCCCCGCCTGCGCGAGTTCGGCCAGGCGGCGGTAGACGCTGCTCACCGGCCCTCCTGGCGCCCGCCCCGCGCGCGCGCCGCGTCCAGCGCCGCCAGGACCCTGGCCGGCATGATGGGGAGGCTCGTGATGCGGACGCCGGCGGCGTCGTACACGGCATTGGCCACCGCGGCCATCACACCCGAGACGGCGCCCTCGCCGACCTCCTTGGCGCCGAAGGGGCCGTGGGGCTCTTGGCTGTGGATCATGCCGCTCACCATGGCCGGCGTGTCGTGAGTGATGGGGATCCGGTAGTTGAGGAAGTCCGGGTTGAAGACCTGCCCCTCGCGGAGGTCCACGCGCTCCTGCAGCGTCTGCCCCAGCGCCATGGAGACGCAGCCCTCGATCTGGCCCTCGACGATCTGGGGGTTCAGCGGGAAGCCGCAGTCGTGGTAGGTGACGACGCGGAGGACGCGCACCCGCCCCGTCCAGGTGTCCACCTCGACCTCCGCGAGCTGGGCGGCGAAGCCGTAGGCCTCGGTCCAACGCCCCTTGGCCGTGCTGAGGCTCGGGTGCAGCCCCGCGTCGGGGACGCTCTTGTGGTACCCCTTGCCGATGATGGGGTCGCCGCTGGCCTGCTTCACGCTGGCGGCGATGATCGCGCCGTAGGAGAGCCGGCGGTGGGCGGCCCCCTTCACCGACACGACCTTGTCGCGCGCCTCGAGGTCGCGCACGTCGGCCTCCAGCAGCCGCGCGGCCATCTCCAGGAGCTGCCGCCGGGCGTCCTCGGCCGCCAGGCGCACGGCCTTGCCGGTGACGAAGGCGCCGCCTGACAGGAAGCTGCCGAACTCGATGGGGGTGAGCTCCGTGTCCCCGGAGACGATGCGGATGTCCGAGAGCGGCACGCCCAGCTCCTCGGCGGCGATCTGCGACAGCGTCGTCTCCGACCCCTGTCCCATCTCCACCGTGCCGGCGAAGAGCGTGGCCCCGCCGTCGTCCGCGAGCTTCAGCACCGCCGCGGAGGCGAAGGGGTAGTACGGCGACCCGCTGAACATGGAGCAGGCCGACAGCCCGACCCCCCGCTTGAACCGCTCCGAGCCCGTCCAGTGGCTCTGCCGGCGCTTCGCCCCCCAGCCCCCGTCGCGAGCCGCCGCCTCGATGGCGTCCTTCAGGCCGCAGGAGCGCAGGACATCGCCGCTCGTCGGCATGACCTCGCCCTGGCTCCGCGCGTTCCGCCGCATCAGCTCCACCATGTCGATGCCGAGGTCCTCGGCCAGCATGTCCATGTGCGAGTCCACGGCGAAGCGGATGAAGGGGGCCCCATGGCCCCGCTTGGGGCCCTTCACGGGGTTGTTCGTGTACACGGCGAGGCCCTCGTAGCGCAGGGCCGGGACGCGGTAGACGGGGATGTTGTACGAGTAGCAGAGAAAGATGACCACGGGACCGGTGCCGCGGTAGGCACCGGTGTCCACCACCACCTGGATGTCCTGGGCCGCGATGATCCCCTCCCGGCTCACCCCGGTCTTGACGCGCACCGTCGCCTGGAAGTCCATGCGGGTGGTGGTGAGCGACTCCTCGCGGGAGAGCTCGATGAGCACGGGGCGCCCCGCCTTGCGGCTCAGGAGCGCGGCGGCGATCTCGTAGGGGAAGACGTCGATCTTCCCGCCGAAGGCCCCGCCCACGTAGCTCTTGTGGATGCGCACGTGGCTCGGCGGCAGACCCAGGGCCTTGGAGAGCACGAAGCGCTTGTAGAAGATCCCCATGCTCGAGACATGCATGTTGAGCTTGCCGCCCTGGTCCCAGAAGGCCACCGCGGCGTGGGGCTCCAGCGGCGCGTGCGCCACCGGCGCCACCTCGAAGCGGTCCTCCCGGACGTGGTGCGCGCCGGCGAATCCCCCGCCGAGGTCGCCGAACTCGACGTAGGTGCGCGCGGCCACGTTGTCCTGGCGCGGCACGGGCTCGGACTGGGGGCGGCCCCGCGCGCCCCAGTCCTCCCAGATGGTCTTGCCAGGATAGTCGGCTTCGTGCACCAGGGGGGCGCCGGGGGTGAGGGCGTCGGGGGCGGTGAAGACCGCGGGCAGCTCCTCGTGGTCCACGCGGATGAGCCGGAGGGCCTCCTCGGCCGTCTCGGCGTCCACCGCGGCCACGGCGGCGATCTCGTCGCCGATGTAGCGCACGCGGTCGAGCGCCAGGGGCGGCTCGTCGGCCGGGTAACGGGGCGTGTCGACGAAGGCCACCCTGAGCCCGGCCGTGTCGCGCCCCGTGACCACGGCGTGGACGCCCTTGAGACGCTCCGCCCGGCTCGTGTCGACGTTGAGGATGCGGGCATGAGGCCACGGGCTTCTGAGGATCTTCCCGCGCAGCATGCCGGGCAGCCGCACATCGGCCGTGTAGCCGGCCGCGCCGGTCACCTTCTCCCGGGCATCCACGCGAGGCAGCGGCTTGCCGACGACTGTGTAGTCGCTCATGCGCGCACCTCAGGGGCGACAGAGCCGGGGAGCCCGGGCTGCCTCATGCGCCGGATCGCGGTGCGGACGGCGTCGAGGACCTTCACGTACCCCGTGCAGCGGCAGAGATTGCCCGACAGCGCCTCCAGGATCTCGGCCTCCGTGGGCTCGGGACGCTCGTCGAGCAGCGCCGTGACGGTGATCAGCATGCCGGGCGTGCAGAAACCGCATTGCACGGCGCCGTGCTCGACGAAGGCTTCCTGCACCGGGTGCAGCCCGCCCCCCCGGGCGAGGCCCTCGACGGTAACGATCTCGTGCCCCGAGGCCTCCACGGCCAGCGTGAGGCAGGAGCTGACCGGACGGCCGTCCAGGAGGACCGCGCAGGCGCCGCAGGCCCCGAGGTCGCAGCCCCGCTTGGAGCCCGTCAGCCCGAGGTCCTCACGCAGCACGTCCAGCAGGGTCCGCTCCGGGCGAACCACCAGGTCGTGGGTCTGGCCATTCACGCTGAGCTGGACGAGCTCCTTCATCGCGTCCTCCATCCCTGCGCCAGCGCGGCGGCGCGCTCGACCGCATCCACCGCCATGAGCCCGGCCAGGCGCCGCTTGTGCGGCACGGCGTCCGTGAGGAAGAGCGCCCCGAGGGAGCGCGTTGCCAGCTGCGCCAGCTCCCGGTCGCCGGCGGCGGGGACCGGACCTCCGGCGAGCGCCGCCTCGAGTTCGGGCAGGCGGCAGGGCGCCGACCGGGCCCCGGTGAGCGCGATGCGGGCGGAGGCGATCGTTCCGCCCCCCGACAGCGCCACCGCGGCGGCGATGCCGAGCAGCGGGAAGTCGATGGAGTCGCGGGGGCTGTGCTTGAGATAGGCGGTCCCCGAGCGCGCCGGAGGGGCGGGCACCGCGATCTCCGT includes the following:
- a CDS encoding XdhC family protein, yielding MSSVYRRLAELAQAGEPVATATVVAARGSTPREVGACMIVRRDGAIVGSVGGGCGEAQVFWEAARVLEEGRPRICQVDLTGEMNDLSPTNCGGVMEVFVDGWRWEPRVAVGLPDLDVVRGVERAEAAGRPVACLVAVANPPGAAAIPVGAKWLAEPDGALLGAAPGGLDPVLRQLAAAALASGGSRLAWLRPSGSSWERGDEGEGLGVFVEARAPRPELVIVGAGHIALPLAGLGKLLDFEVTVLDDRGAFASRERFPEADTVLVGPVEAVLATRPIGPSTYLVLVTRGHQHDEAALRAVIASDAAYIGMIGSRRRVQEVFRHLESAGVPPELTARVRAPIGLRIGAETPAEIAVAIAAELVQVRCGAGLPAARRCAAR
- a CDS encoding molybdopterin-dependent oxidoreductase, giving the protein MSDYTVVGKPLPRVDAREKVTGAAGYTADVRLPGMLRGKILRSPWPHARILNVDTSRAERLKGVHAVVTGRDTAGLRVAFVDTPRYPADEPPLALDRVRYIGDEIAAVAAVDAETAEEALRLIRVDHEELPAVFTAPDALTPGAPLVHEADYPGKTIWEDWGARGRPQSEPVPRQDNVAARTYVEFGDLGGGFAGAHHVREDRFEVAPVAHAPLEPHAAVAFWDQGGKLNMHVSSMGIFYKRFVLSKALGLPPSHVRIHKSYVGGAFGGKIDVFPYEIAAALLSRKAGRPVLIELSREESLTTTRMDFQATVRVKTGVSREGIIAAQDIQVVVDTGAYRGTGPVVIFLCYSYNIPVYRVPALRYEGLAVYTNNPVKGPKRGHGAPFIRFAVDSHMDMLAEDLGIDMVELMRRNARSQGEVMPTSGDVLRSCGLKDAIEAAARDGGWGAKRRQSHWTGSERFKRGVGLSACSMFSGSPYYPFASAAVLKLADDGGATLFAGTVEMGQGSETTLSQIAAEELGVPLSDIRIVSGDTELTPIEFGSFLSGGAFVTGKAVRLAAEDARRQLLEMAARLLEADVRDLEARDKVVSVKGAAHRRLSYGAIIAASVKQASGDPIIGKGYHKSVPDAGLHPSLSTAKGRWTEAYGFAAQLAEVEVDTWTGRVRVLRVVTYHDCGFPLNPQIVEGQIEGCVSMALGQTLQERVDLREGQVFNPDFLNYRIPITHDTPAMVSGMIHSQEPHGPFGAKEVGEGAVSGVMAAVANAVYDAAGVRITSLPIMPARVLAALDAARARGGRQEGR
- a CDS encoding (2Fe-2S)-binding protein; translation: MKELVQLSVNGQTHDLVVRPERTLLDVLREDLGLTGSKRGCDLGACGACAVLLDGRPVSSCLTLAVEASGHEIVTVEGLARGGGLHPVQEAFVEHGAVQCGFCTPGMLITVTALLDERPEPTEAEILEALSGNLCRCTGYVKVLDAVRTAIRRMRQPGLPGSVAPEVRA